Proteins from a genomic interval of Paenibacillus sp. FSL H8-0048:
- a CDS encoding dihydrofolate reductase family protein, translating into MRKLVLFLHASLDGFVEGPNGPMDISWVAYDADLERHAREILSTADTVIWGRGTYQMMHSYWPSVPADPSASQHELDHAEWIEKTAKVVFSTTLENVEWNNSRLVKENVEEEIQRLKEQPGQDIVILGSPRFAHTLMQLGLIDEYKITVSPVVIGSGLPLFQGVQEKINLKLIENKTFDSGAIGLVYQTVK; encoded by the coding sequence ATGAGAAAACTCGTTCTATTTCTGCACGCTTCGCTTGACGGTTTTGTAGAAGGCCCGAACGGCCCAATGGATATTAGCTGGGTTGCCTATGATGCTGATCTGGAGAGACACGCGAGGGAAATTCTGAGTACTGCGGACACGGTCATTTGGGGCCGTGGTACTTATCAAATGATGCACAGTTATTGGCCTTCCGTCCCGGCAGATCCCTCCGCTTCACAGCACGAGTTGGATCATGCGGAATGGATTGAGAAGACAGCCAAAGTGGTATTTTCCACAACCCTGGAGAACGTTGAATGGAATAATTCCAGACTGGTCAAAGAGAACGTCGAGGAAGAGATCCAGCGTCTCAAAGAGCAGCCAGGCCAGGATATCGTCATTCTCGGCAGTCCCCGGTTCGCACACACGCTTATGCAGCTCGGCTTAATCGATGAATATAAAATTACGGTCTCCCCTGTCGTAATCGGCAGCGGTTTGCCGTTATTCCAAGGTGTCCAGGAGAAGATTAATCTGAAGCTTATTGAAAATAAAACATTTGATTCTGGAGCGATAGGCCTCGTATACCAGACCGTCAAATGA